The DNA segment CATAACTGGGAGGACTGAAGTTATTAGGGAATTGCTTAGGATTTGCCCAGCAAGTATTGAAGATGTAACAGTTGGAGGGGAGACTGCAGTTCACCTTGCAGTGAAGAATAATCAGCTGAAGGCCTTGAAAGCCTTGGTGGAATCATTCAAGCATTCCAACATACAGGATCTCTTGAATGCCAAGGATGAGGATGGCAACACTGTTTTACACCTAGCAACTGCTAGGAAGCAGGGTCTGGTAAGAACTGACATACACCTTCTCCCCATATGAACACAATATTATGAATGAATTCTATATAATCCAAGAGTCTTTTTAGGAAATCCAGTTGTTGAAATCAAAATGAATTAACTTCAAATcaatcatttattaatttatgggACACATTTAGACAAGGGTTTATCAGGGGATAGTAAGTCCAATTCCATTTTagtattttcttccattttggaATTTCAGTATGTCTTCTCTAATAAGCATGAATTGATGGTTTATTCCCTAATTCAGAATTAGAACAATCTACACCTTTTCAGAGGAGTTAGATAAATTTTGCCCACATGTAACAGACCATGAAATTGCTTCTTGGTGATGGTGATATGGCTGCTGCTGCAGTGGACGTGAACCTCACCAACAAGAGTGGCTTCACTGTTCTGGATTTGCTAGATGTTGTCCAACAAATTGTAAATGAACCGGGCGATTACATCCTCAGGGACTTGCTTCTTCGCTCAGGAGCCTTGAGAGCATCTGAACTGATCAAGTCTTCCTCTGCTGCCACTCCTCAAGTTCACCAGAACAGCTCCATCACTGAGCCGCCTCAGATTCAGAACCAGCAGAATGTGTTTGTGATGGAGACTTCATTTCTGAATCCTTCTCAACTCTGGAAGATGTCTGTCAAAGAATTAGAACAGTCCTCAGAAGGAACTAAAAATGCATTGATGGTGGTGGTTGTGCTCATAGCAACCGTCACCTACCAAGCTATCTTACAGCCTCCAGGTGGCTTTGATGCTCAAGGTTGGAACATAACACCATTCCAAGGACCAGCTCTTATGATAAAAAGTCTGGCATTATTCATTCCATTTACAATTCTTAATTCTGTTGGATTCTTCACATCGGTTGCGGTTATCATTCTGCTCATTAACAGGTTTCCTCTCAAAAAGCTGCTGCGCCTCGCAGTGTGTAGCATGGCTGCAACCTATGCCTGTGGATTTCTTTACCTTGCACCTGCTGCTTTTATTGTTTCACTGGTGGTGCCAATGACAATGGCCGTAGTTCTCACAGCAGACCCAGTTGGCTTCCGCACCCATCTCACTAAGATGATGGCTAGATTTAGAGTAGGAAGCAGGGGAGTTTCTAGAAATGAAACCCATGTTGAGGCCTGAGTTGTGGGTGTGTGCAATGTTATATATAGTCACTTATGGTGCCTAGAAATGGCGTCCTTTTCTATTGTATTGTGAATTAGCAGCTTCTTCGCCTCAAGGACCTGAAACCCATGTTGGGGCTTGAGTTGTGGAATGTTATAGATAAATATTGAAGATACCGTTTACCAGCTCtcctaaaaaataatcatttttagttACATAAATTCACAGATATATGGAGGTGATCATTGTCCAACAGAGTACCGGGAACAAATTCAAGTGCAATAAGTAGGAAGCTGAAGCTTTAAACAATCGGTCAAGGCCATCTAGAATGGGGATCCGTCCTCATATTCTTGAGTGAATGTACCCATTGTGTATGTGAGCTTCAGTAACTAAAGTATTATAGCTGAATATACCTGCACCATGATGCCTGGAACTTAAATTTACTCAATACTGGTAGATTTCCATGCGAATACAGTGATGTTCTAGAGAAGTTGAGTTTTGTTTAGTTTTGACTTGTAACTGGTGAGGAGTTGGATGAATATGCCACTGCAAAAAAGCGAGCAATTTCAGCATATATGCTTGGGCAATGTTCAAGAAAATTTCTCTATTTAAAGATTGGTGAGTTACTTATAGAGAAACACACTCACAAGTCACAAGCTGATCGTCTCCCATTTCCATCCAACAGGTACTTCTCAAAATCAATCCCTCTGTCTTCCACTTCTCTCTCTTGTTCTCCACGCCATAATTGATGCTGACCCACTTTTCCATTTCTATTTTAGCCCAGAAAAACTTCACTGCCAATGACCTTTTCAGTAGTAACTTGAATGAGCTAGCAAGCCTCCCATCTCCCAAAGTTCTCCCAACTGGATTTGGACTTGCCTCAACTGGACAAGGCCAGGACCGTGTAAACGGTCTTTCCTTGTGCCATGGTGATGTCTCAAGTACATACTGTAAAACTTGTCATTGAGGCAAGCAAAGAGTTGCACAACCGCTGTCTCTACAACAAAGGAGCAGTCATTTGGTACAATAACCGGCTCTTTAAGTACTCAGATGTGCAATTCTTTGGTGAAATtgacaacaaaaaataagttcTACAAGTATAACACACTGTCTGTTGATGATCCCACTCATTTAACACAAAAACAAAGGAGTTGTTAAGCAGCTTGTCTAATAAAGCATATGTTAGCCAGTGCTTTTTGCTCCTGGAGGGCTAGAGCTTGAAGAGTCGATGAAACTCTATGGCTTGGCTCAATGCAGTAGGGATCTTTCAAGCCTTGATTGTAAGACGTGCCTCAATGGTGTAGTAAGTGAGCGATGGAAATGAAATACAAGGGGGAAGAGTTGTTGGTAGCAGTTGTAATATAAGATATGAGCTTTACCCTTTTGTCAATGCTTAGAGCATCATTATAACCTTGTTTACCTAGGCATCAATGTCTTGTTACATCCCCTTCTGGTTCTTCCCCTTCCTTTTATATGAGTTTGGCTCTCAGAGTGTCAATTGTTCCCACCTGAATTTGGAGTCTGGAAATGGATTTCAACTACAGAATTCCCCTTTTGAGTTGAATTAGTTAAACAAGGAATTTGATGTTGATTGGGATACCAAAAAAATCTGACCTCAAATCATTCATGTGAACTATGTGAGAACGTTGCACCACAAGTCCGAATTGTAGGAAACTTAAAAGACAGGCATTTGACTCTCAGCTCAGAGTAAACCTAGGTTTTCTCCGGTCTCTTTTCATCTTTACATCATTGAATCATCACAATAACATAATCACCAAATATTAGCAACTGGGGAAGAAGCCTCTCACCAATTTTTTTCTGTGTCACAATAATTCTTTAGATCAAACAATATGGGACTCAAAAACTCTAGTGAATGAGCTGGGAATACCAGTGATGCAAACCCCCCAACACTACTTAACTACTAAGGAaacttgaacttggaacctttagttccttgctAGAGGATGCTATCACGGAGCCATACCTCAGGAGCTCCTCATATTATCATACAGATCTTTTGAaaaatgtaaaacaaaatttataagtGCACTAAATTAAACCTTAGTTTACTTcagctgatttttttttcctttttggggtTAAGAACACCTGGTCATCTTCCAATCCTAATAGACATATTAATAATAGACCACATTGCAAATCATCGCCTAAATGGAAAGCTAAGATTCATTTAATGAAAGGATTAAGCGCTCTGAGAAGCATAGCTATTATCATGCAGGACGGCATTAGGATTTATAATCCCATTTGGTGATGCTTTATGCAGACACTGTTACAGGAAAGAATTTAGGATATAAAATctaggtgatttttttttttggctaaattTGTCATTATTCCATGGTTAGTATGATAATCTGCAAAAGGAAGAGTTTTCAATAAGAACATGAATGGTctcatttataattttgatCACAGTTTTCTATTGCCAAAATCAAGACACATCTCAAAACCATGGCTGAGAAAGAAATCATAGAGTTTTAATGAAGATCAAGATTACTTTCTTAAGcattttcttgataaaaaaaaaccacacaACAATAATAGTACAGTGACTACAATCAATTTGCTTAAGTCagagagaatatattaaaatcaCTTGCACCATAAATGTATTATTCTGAAGCCCCATTTGGAGACTGACTCAACCAGGCAAGTGGGTTGATCTTACCTTATTATGCTGTACTTTTTCAACCATTACACCTAaatgtttaaattatttctcCTCTCCCCGCCGAATGTGGAGcattaactattaaaaaaatcgAAGATCTTTAGAAAATGGAGCTCTGAACCTGCACCCATTTTCATGACAGCTTCCAAACATTTGTTTGGTGGGTTGAATACTTGGATTAGGTTCACCTACAAAGACAAAGTCATCCAACAATATAAACCACTCCATGGAATATTTTTGACCTTTCTTCATACAATATTTTAACATGAAAGCTACTCCATAAACCACCTCATATAATATTTGATCATAAAGCTCATATATGAATGCAATGCCCACAACCATTCCGGGAGTTACTGGTTATGTATGGAGTTCAGCATGTCATCGAATATTAGGTTTTAGGAATACCAAGTCAAATGGCGCGTACCTGAGCCAAGTCACTGATCATGGCATCAACTAATCTGCATCAACTACCAACAATACTGAGAACAACCTGTCCTTAGCTTATTTCAGGAACAGTTAAACCGATGCAAATGAGTGAGCCATAAACAAGCATTAGCCTTGGTGTTGAAAGGACTCAGTCCTTGGTCTCTTCTATCTCTATAAATAGAAGCCCTTCTGCAAACTGAAACTAATTCAGTCTTTCTTGTCTACATCTCTTCTCCTCATTCCCACTTCATTGCCAGGGTGACCATGCTGAGAGCACAAATGAGCTTGGCTGTTACAGCCTTGCTCATCCAACTGGGCATGGCAGCAAATTACACGGTTGGAGGTCCAAATGGTGGATGGGATACCAGCAGTAACCTGCAAACATGGGCATCTGCACAAACATTTATAGTTGGAGATAACTTGAGTAAGTCTATACCATATTTGGATAGCATTATCAACAGGCATAGATAGAAATATGCTTACTAAATCTGCATGGTTTAGGCTGTGATTTGTGAAACATTAATTCATGGAGAATGGGGACTAGATTAACCAACATActtttattttcagtttttcaGTTCACACCGAATCATGATGTGCTTGAAGTTTCAAAAGCAGACTATGACAGCTGCTCAACAAGTAATCCTACTCAAACTTACAGCAGCAGCCCTGCAGTCATACCTCTCTCATCTCCAGGGAAGAGATGCTTCATCTGTGGAATGGCAGGACATTGTAGCCAAGGAATGAAGATCGAACTAGACACTCTTGCATCATCTTCCCCACCATCAGCTTCACCATCATCTCCTCCGACTTCATCACCTGCTTCCCCTGTCACTCCTCCAACTTCATCACCTGCTTCACCTGTCACTGCTCCCACTTCCTCTCCACCTTTAGAGACTCCTCCACCACCAAAATCTACTCCAACAATATCTCCTTCATCACCATCCACAACACCTACGAGTAGCCCTGCACCATCCTCTGATGTTCCTTCTGCTGAACCTCCAACAAGCTCCCCAAGACCATCCCCTTCATCAGCTCACAAAGGCAGTTTTGAAGGCAGTCTCATAATGGGGCTCGGTTTAATGATGACAATTCTTCTGGCCCTCTAagcatttgaaatttcttgtgggaatttgattaatatttgtttaagattgtttcttttcctatttGATGCTGCCCAGAGCATTTGAGAAACAGATTATTTACAATAGTATTCATCATTACCAATAAAGCATCCGATGCAATGTTATCCAAGgtcaaaatttaatcaaaaccAGCAAGAACCTGCctccataaaaaatatattgaataagTACTTGGATTAATGTGAGACTGTATTTTTCCCATTCTGTTGTCCAATAGATTTTAGACATGCAAATGAAAcagtttcattttctttaccTTGACAAATCCATTCTGTCGAGGGAAGGATCCGAGCACATACACATATAAGGACAAAACCCAGGGCTTGTCATCCAAAAAGGCATTCTATTCAAAGATGAACGCAAGTGTTTGTTCCAAAGATGTACTTGGCTTACTTCAACAGTTGATTTAAAAACATACAACAATCATATTTGCTTATTGTATTTTACATGCAATCAGCAGAAATCCAAGGGAGTCATTGGTTTCTGATAACAATGACAAAGTAAAATAGACGAGGAACTCTTTGGGCACTGAGAATGTAGACCAACCGTTGATGTCCTCCAGCTTAAGCCACTGGGGGACGGAGAACATGATCCTGTGATGTGTCAACTGCAGCAGGTGGCATGAATTGCCACATGGCAACACTAGGGTAACCAATGAAAGGCATCAGCTTGTTGCCAGGTGCTCGGCCTTGGGCAGCAAATGCAGCTGGCATTGCAGAAGGATGAGGCAGAAAGCCTGGCTGTGCACTAATGGCTTTGACTTGCTGCTCCAGCTTCTCCTTTTCGGCTTTTAACCTTTGCTTCTCATCCCGAAGCTCATTTTTCTCAGCCTGCACAAACATAGAAATTCATTAACGTTACACATCTCATCTAATTTCCTTTAAGAAATGACCAATATCTGGGCACCAGATGGAATGAAACAagtgcttttcttttttcttttttttagtagGCAATAAGAGAAgtagttaaagaaaaaaagtgcCCATCAAAAAAAGGAGCAAAGAAGtacacatgatgtatacaaaTCTGCAcctagaaaaaaatcaaaacaaatagcCCCGGCTACAATTAACCAATGCCCATTGATATCTATTAAATCAAAGGAGCAGGA comes from the Vitis vinifera cultivar Pinot Noir 40024 chromosome 12, ASM3070453v1 genome and includes:
- the LOC100261836 gene encoding ankyrin repeat-containing protein BDA1 isoform X2 produces the protein MDPRLFEAACRGDTDELQKFLEEDRFMLERCLLAPYSETVLHVASMAGQAGFAKEVLRLKPEISSSLNKDGFAAIHLASANGFVDIVRELLMVKHELGHLRCSDSRTPLHLAAITGRTEVIRELLRICPASIEDVTVGGETAVHLAVKNNQLKALKALVESFKHSNIQDLLNAKDEDGNTVLHLATARKQGLTMKLLLGDGDMAAAAVDVNLTNKSGFTVLDLLDVVQQIVNEPGDYILRDLLLRSGALRASELIKSSSAATPQVHQNSSITEPPQIQNQQNVFVMETSFLNPSQLWKMSVKELEQSSEGTKNALMVVVVLIATVTYQAILQPPGGFDAQGFLSKSCCASQCVAWLQPMPVDFFTLHLLLLLFHWWCQ
- the LOC100261836 gene encoding ankyrin repeat-containing protein BDA1 isoform X1 produces the protein MDPRLFEAACRGDTDELQKFLEEDRFMLERCLLAPYSETVLHVASMAGQAGFAKEVLRLKPEISSSLNKDGFAAIHLASANGFVDIVRELLMVKHELGHLRCSDSRTPLHLAAITGRTEVIRELLRICPASIEDVTVGGETAVHLAVKNNQLKALKALVESFKHSNIQDLLNAKDEDGNTVLHLATARKQGLTMKLLLGDGDMAAAAVDVNLTNKSGFTVLDLLDVVQQIVNEPGDYILRDLLLRSGALRASELIKSSSAATPQVHQNSSITEPPQIQNQQNVFVMETSFLNPSQLWKMSVKELEQSSEGTKNALMVVVVLIATVTYQAILQPPGGFDAQGWNITPFQGPALMIKSLALFIPFTILNSVGFFTSVAVIILLINRFPLKKLLRLAVCSMAATYACGFLYLAPAAFIVSLVVPMTMAVVLTADPVGFRTHLTKMMARFRVGSRGVSRNETHVEA
- the LOC100256744 gene encoding uclacyanin 1, yielding MLRAQMSLAVTALLIQLGMAANYTVGGPNGGWDTSSNLQTWASAQTFIVGDNLIFQFTPNHDVLEVSKADYDSCSTSNPTQTYSSSPAVIPLSSPGKRCFICGMAGHCSQGMKIELDTLASSSPPSASPSSPPTSSPASPVTPPTSSPASPVTAPTSSPPLETPPPPKSTPTISPSSPSTTPTSSPAPSSDVPSAEPPTSSPRPSPSSAHKGSFEGSLIMGLGLMMTILLAL